One stretch of Chryseobacterium fluminis DNA includes these proteins:
- a CDS encoding SusC/RagA family TonB-linked outer membrane protein, translated as MKNSYYKIGGIFFGLMLTAVSTNTKAQIRTISGTVTASNRPLSGVIISQEGSDQVTTTSENGTYTLQVSKENPILLFRHPDYAEERITANNQTVVNISLEQKVKGIEEVILNAGYYKVKDKERTGSIAKVSAKDIENQPVTNVLSAAQGRMAGVNITQNSGVAGGGYDVQIRGRNSLRTLSNSAVDGNQPLYVLDGVPMSSPVTSVFSTQILPFQNINPLNSINPNDIESLEILKDADATAIYGSRGANGVILITTKKGNKNKSNISISSSLAFSSVASRLKMMDTSEYIAMRKSAFGNDNISTYPATAYDVNGAWDGNRYTDWQKTLIGKTATTSNTSVGLSGGSDGWTYRINATHNEQTTVYPADYQYKNNVLSMGFTHRSKDNKLNISLSNNFSQQFNNVINEDLTNISLFLSPNAPALYNSDGSLNWQNNTFTNPMASTVVTYQNDSKQINSSLNVSYQILPNISFSVNSGFNYQNFEEFNLRPHTRYNPAFNFTSATGSSTFTSSFSSFSYNIEPQLNADYRIGKGKLNVLVGATLNSSESKQSSIQGSGFESNALMMNINAAKTKIFSDIISKDYKYMAVFGRINYQLDNKYIINVTGRRDGSSRFGPNNRFANFGAVGAAWLFSKENFLSNRSWLSFGKLRGSYGIAGSDNIGDAQYRDTYSVASTSIYNGVVGLVPTRLFNGNFSWEKTRKLELALETSFYKERIGLNVSYNRNRSDNQLVGLPLPATTGFSSVQANLNATVENKDWEFELRTSPIKTKTFSWQSDLNLTVPKNTLLAFPNLEGSTYANQYVIGQSTSIVKLYDFLGINPATGLYSFTDVNGDGKISSPDDNKSIEDLSVKFYGGWSNRFSYKNWDLSFLIQFTKQRNYNYHSYMPVAGTMNNQAKEVTDVWSPSNPTGYYMPYSTGANAGKNAAHANFMRSTAAVGDASFIRLKNVQLNYKIPVELASAQVVIYLQGQNVLTLTKYFGVDPEFVATGFLPPLKTWSIGTQINF; from the coding sequence ATGAAAAATTCCTATTACAAGATAGGAGGTATTTTCTTTGGCCTAATGTTGACCGCTGTAAGCACCAACACAAAAGCCCAAATACGCACCATTTCCGGTACCGTTACTGCATCCAATAGACCCCTTTCAGGAGTGATTATCTCCCAAGAAGGAAGCGATCAGGTAACGACCACCAGCGAAAACGGAACCTATACATTACAGGTTTCAAAAGAAAATCCTATCCTATTGTTCAGACATCCTGATTACGCTGAAGAACGAATCACAGCAAACAATCAGACTGTCGTCAATATCAGCTTAGAACAAAAAGTAAAGGGAATCGAAGAAGTTATTCTCAACGCCGGCTACTACAAGGTCAAAGACAAAGAAAGAACCGGTAGCATCGCCAAAGTTTCAGCAAAAGACATAGAAAACCAACCTGTGACCAATGTCCTTTCAGCCGCACAGGGTAGAATGGCAGGGGTAAACATTACACAGAATTCAGGGGTAGCCGGTGGAGGCTACGATGTACAGATCAGAGGCAGAAACAGCCTTCGGACATTGTCCAACAGTGCGGTTGACGGTAACCAACCGTTGTACGTATTGGATGGCGTGCCGATGTCGTCTCCTGTGACTTCCGTATTCTCAACACAGATTCTGCCTTTCCAGAATATCAATCCGCTCAACAGCATCAACCCCAATGATATTGAAAGCCTTGAAATTTTAAAAGATGCAGATGCGACAGCTATTTATGGGAGCAGGGGAGCGAACGGGGTAATTCTCATTACAACAAAGAAAGGAAATAAGAACAAATCCAACATCAGCATCAGCTCAAGCCTGGCATTCAGCAGCGTAGCATCACGCTTAAAGATGATGGATACCTCCGAATACATTGCCATGCGAAAATCCGCATTTGGTAATGATAACATTTCGACCTATCCTGCTACGGCTTATGATGTCAATGGTGCCTGGGATGGTAATCGATATACGGACTGGCAAAAAACACTCATCGGCAAAACCGCTACGACTTCCAATACGAGCGTAGGATTGTCGGGTGGTTCTGACGGTTGGACGTATCGTATTAATGCAACTCACAATGAGCAGACCACGGTTTATCCGGCTGACTACCAATACAAGAACAATGTGTTGTCAATGGGTTTTACCCACAGGTCAAAGGATAATAAATTAAACATTTCACTATCGAATAATTTTTCACAGCAGTTCAACAATGTGATCAATGAGGATCTGACGAACATCAGTCTGTTTTTAAGTCCCAATGCACCGGCATTGTACAATAGCGACGGATCACTGAACTGGCAGAACAACACCTTTACCAATCCGATGGCTTCAACCGTGGTCACCTATCAGAATGATTCCAAGCAGATCAATAGCAGTCTGAACGTTTCATATCAGATCTTGCCAAACATTAGTTTCAGCGTCAATTCGGGATTCAACTATCAGAATTTTGAAGAGTTCAATCTCCGTCCCCATACGAGATACAATCCTGCGTTCAACTTTACCAGTGCGACCGGATCAAGTACATTTACCAGTTCGTTCTCGTCCTTTTCCTATAATATAGAACCCCAGTTAAATGCAGATTACAGGATTGGAAAAGGCAAACTGAATGTTCTGGTTGGTGCCACGCTCAACTCATCAGAATCCAAGCAATCGTCTATCCAGGGATCAGGATTCGAGAGCAATGCTTTGATGATGAACATCAATGCGGCAAAGACCAAGATCTTTTCAGACATCATCTCCAAAGACTATAAGTATATGGCGGTGTTTGGAAGGATCAACTACCAACTGGATAATAAATACATTATTAATGTGACGGGCAGAAGAGATGGCTCCAGCAGATTTGGTCCCAATAACCGGTTCGCCAATTTTGGAGCAGTAGGAGCCGCATGGCTATTTTCTAAAGAAAACTTCCTGAGTAACAGAAGCTGGTTAAGCTTTGGTAAACTACGAGGAAGTTACGGAATAGCCGGAAGTGATAATATAGGCGATGCCCAGTACCGTGACACCTATTCGGTCGCTTCAACAAGTATTTATAATGGCGTTGTGGGCCTTGTCCCTACAAGATTGTTTAATGGTAATTTCAGCTGGGAAAAAACCAGAAAACTTGAATTAGCGTTAGAGACTTCTTTTTACAAAGAGAGAATAGGTTTGAATGTTTCCTATAACAGAAACAGATCTGACAACCAGCTTGTCGGCTTGCCACTTCCTGCAACCACGGGCTTTAGTTCGGTGCAGGCCAATTTAAACGCGACGGTAGAAAATAAAGACTGGGAATTTGAATTGCGAACGTCGCCGATCAAGACCAAGACCTTTTCATGGCAGTCCGATCTCAATTTGACCGTTCCTAAGAATACGCTTCTTGCATTTCCAAACCTTGAAGGTTCGACCTATGCGAATCAATATGTCATCGGACAAAGTACGTCTATCGTGAAATTGTATGACTTTTTAGGAATTAATCCGGCAACAGGATTGTATTCATTCACCGATGTCAATGGGGATGGCAAAATTTCATCCCCCGATGACAATAAAAGTATTGAAGACCTGTCCGTAAAATTCTATGGGGGCTGGTCAAACCGCTTTAGTTACAAAAACTGGGATCTCTCATTTTTAATACAATTTACGAAACAGCGCAATTATAACTATCACAGCTATATGCCTGTAGCAGGAACGATGAACAATCAGGCAAAGGAAGTTACTGATGTCTGGTCTCCATCAAATCCAACGGGTTACTATATGCCTTACAGCACAGGAGCGAATGCCGGAAAGAATGCTGCCCACGCTAATTTCATGCGAAGTACAGCGGCTGTAGGTGATGCTTCATTTATCAGATTGAAGAATGTACAGCTCAACTACAAAATTCCTGTCGAATTAGCATCCGCACAAGTAGTCATCTATCTACAGGGACAGAATGTGCTGACCCTGACAAAGTATTTCGGAGTAGATCCAGAGTTTGTGGCAACAGGTTTTTTGCCGCCTTTGAAAACGTGGTCGATCGGTACCCAAATTAATTTTTAA
- a CDS encoding bacteriophage abortive infection AbiH family protein, protein MKKLYIVGNGFDRFHDLPTTYSDFHKFVTANHQDLENIFEEYFMLSSYPDHLWKDFENDLSTFKWKALFDDINNIDVSDENFRPSYIYSLEDDLAQESDLLIDKIREAFEDWLTDLSLEDTNRKLLLEENSFFLNFNYTLTLEEIYKIPSSNILHIHGDVENSPGSFVFGHNKNLKAQPEFDENGERNRTPFSDSEENAKYPFYALKKPVKDSIREYDSFFKGLNEIDEIIILGHSLNPTDLPYFRAIRKNMVKKVKWSVSYYNDEEKTKHLKTLLKIGIDTNKIEFFNMSDYNVD, encoded by the coding sequence ATGAAAAAACTTTATATCGTTGGGAATGGCTTCGATAGATTTCACGATCTTCCCACAACATATAGTGATTTTCACAAATTTGTTACTGCAAATCACCAAGATTTAGAAAATATATTTGAGGAGTACTTTATGTTATCATCATATCCCGACCATTTATGGAAGGACTTTGAAAATGATCTCAGTACTTTTAAATGGAAAGCTCTCTTTGACGATATAAATAACATTGATGTATCTGATGAAAACTTCAGACCTAGTTATATTTATAGTCTGGAAGATGATTTGGCGCAAGAAAGCGACCTGCTGATTGATAAAATCAGGGAAGCTTTTGAGGATTGGCTAACCGATTTAAGCCTTGAAGACACTAATAGGAAACTTCTTTTAGAAGAAAATTCATTTTTCTTAAACTTCAATTATACACTGACACTCGAAGAGATCTATAAAATCCCTAGCAGCAATATACTGCATATTCATGGGGATGTAGAAAATAGCCCGGGAAGTTTTGTATTTGGACATAATAAAAATTTAAAGGCACAACCTGAATTTGATGAAAATGGTGAAAGGAACAGAACACCTTTTTCGGATTCAGAAGAGAATGCTAAATATCCGTTTTACGCACTTAAAAAACCCGTAAAAGATTCTATTCGTGAATATGACAGCTTCTTCAAAGGTTTAAACGAAATCGATGAGATTATAATATTAGGGCATTCTTTAAATCCTACTGACCTTCCCTACTTTAGAGCTATAAGAAAAAATATGGTTAAAAAAGTAAAATGGAGTGTCAGCTATTATAACGATGAAGAGAAAACAAAACATTTAAAAACACTCCTTAAAATTGGAATTGACACAAATAAAATAGAGTTTTTTAATATGTCTGATTATAATGTAGATTAG
- a CDS encoding HNH endonuclease, translating to MKEKRDKLIESLRLWLEKNDLTSETHFFTIEEWQEREEEYHTESEFVITTEGGLYNILNFGDEKQYLEFEDLVLSFGFFYELGNAWNIGFYYEENLENVPLEEPFKSYAHKLRDRRWQNKRDLVKSRAGYRCQDCGSTKSLEVHHCYYQYGKEPWEYPLDTLRCLCRDCHEKRGRLEIVLRAKFADLRFDELEVFKKLISHSILAYNRKAFFEFLNSLGNVNGDMDKKYDEMKTIKRFS from the coding sequence ATGAAAGAAAAAAGAGATAAACTTATTGAATCTCTCAGATTATGGCTTGAAAAAAATGATTTGACATCTGAAACGCACTTTTTCACAATTGAAGAATGGCAGGAACGCGAGGAAGAGTATCACACTGAAAGCGAGTTTGTTATTACTACAGAAGGTGGTCTATATAATATTCTAAATTTTGGAGACGAAAAACAATACCTAGAATTTGAAGATTTAGTATTGTCTTTTGGTTTTTTCTATGAACTCGGAAATGCCTGGAATATTGGATTTTATTATGAAGAGAATTTGGAAAACGTACCTTTAGAAGAACCATTCAAATCATATGCGCATAAGTTAAGAGATAGAAGATGGCAAAATAAAAGAGATCTGGTCAAATCAAGAGCAGGATATCGTTGCCAGGATTGCGGTTCAACTAAAAGCCTGGAAGTTCACCATTGTTATTACCAATACGGAAAAGAACCTTGGGAATATCCTTTGGACACATTACGCTGTCTTTGTAGAGACTGTCATGAAAAAAGAGGGAGACTTGAAATCGTTTTAAGAGCGAAATTTGCAGATTTAAGATTTGATGAGCTGGAGGTTTTTAAAAAATTAATCTCACATTCAATACTAGCTTATAATCGAAAAGCATTTTTTGAATTTCTAAATTCTCTCGGTAATGTGAATGGAGATATGGATAAAAAATATGACGAGATGAAAACAATTAAAAGGTTTAGTTAG